Proteins from one Planctomycetota bacterium genomic window:
- a CDS encoding DUF192 domain-containing protein → MVINGKAINVEVAATADQRELGLMHRKNLPENSGMIFLYPEETPVRFWMKDTLIPLSIAFIKEDGTITQIADMKPLTEDTTWSRVAVKYALEMNKGWFKRNNIKEGDKVFIPDSIKKIKSD, encoded by the coding sequence CTGGTCATTAACGGCAAGGCAATCAATGTGGAAGTCGCCGCCACCGCCGACCAAAGGGAGTTGGGCCTGATGCACCGGAAAAACCTACCTGAAAACAGCGGCATGATTTTCCTTTATCCGGAAGAAACACCCGTCCGTTTCTGGATGAAAGACACGCTTATTCCGCTTTCAATCGCTTTTATAAAAGAGGATGGCACTATTACCCAGATAGCTGATATGAAGCCTTTAACCGAAGATACCACCTGGTCACGGGTAGCGGTTAAATACGCCTTGGAAATGAATAAAGGCTGGTTCAAACGTAATAACATCAAAGAAGGCGATAAGGTCTTTATCCCGGATTCCATCAAAAAGATAAAGTCTGATTAA
- a CDS encoding sigma-70 family RNA polymerase sigma factor translates to MAEKPDEILIGEYSRGNKKSLEKLYERYQMPLFNYIARLASDRALAEDILQEVFEKVIKNAASFSPAGDGSFAAWLYRITVNLCRDKQGSKWHTAVKLDNSLDCAADKTIAAENPKMKAIERALGALPAEQKEVVLLRVYGNMSFKEIAGILDCPLNTVLGRMHYAVKSLKRLTSSESL, encoded by the coding sequence ATGGCAGAAAAGCCTGATGAGATTCTGATAGGCGAATACAGCAGGGGCAATAAAAAATCCCTTGAGAAACTGTATGAGAGATACCAGATGCCATTGTTTAACTATATTGCCCGCCTGGCCAGTGACCGGGCGCTGGCAGAGGATATCCTGCAGGAGGTTTTTGAGAAGGTGATTAAAAACGCCGCGTCTTTTTCGCCCGCCGGGGATGGCTCTTTTGCCGCCTGGCTTTACCGGATAACTGTCAATCTCTGCCGCGATAAGCAAGGCTCCAAGTGGCATACCGCGGTAAAGCTGGATAATTCGCTTGATTGCGCGGCGGATAAGACCATTGCGGCGGAGAATCCGAAGATGAAGGCGATTGAAAGAGCGCTTGGCGCTCTTCCGGCTGAACAGAAAGAGGTTGTGCTTTTAAGGGTTTATGGTAATATGAGCTTTAAGGAAATCGCCGGGATTTTAGATTGCCCCCTGAATACCGTTTTGGGCAGGATGCATTACGCCGTAAAGAGTTTAAAGAGGCTTACGAGTTCGGAGAGTTTATAG
- the trxB gene encoding thioredoxin-disulfide reductase yields MPETYDIIILGGGPSGLTAGMYASRALLKTILLEKLSPGGQIALTDKVENYPGFPDGVNGYDLAQLMEKQAKKFGLEIANAEVKKIEKDNDTFLIKTDSTEYRSLAVIISTGAMPRTLGITDEGKFTGHGISYCGTCDAPFFKGKEVIVVGGGDTAVEEGLYLTHFANKVTLIHRRDKLRATPIIQQKAFANPKMQFIWNATAESILGKDKITGLKIKDVKNGAIRELPAEGIFVFIGYIPNTGFLSSKIESTLNGKDFLKLDEDGYVIADSEMRTSVKGIFACGDVIKKSLRQVVNACGEGAVAAVNAYHYIEEIKNHPE; encoded by the coding sequence ATGCCAGAAACTTACGATATCATCATACTCGGCGGCGGCCCTTCGGGCCTGACTGCCGGGATGTATGCCAGCCGGGCATTGTTGAAAACAATACTCCTGGAAAAACTTTCGCCAGGCGGCCAGATTGCCCTGACCGATAAAGTGGAAAACTACCCCGGGTTCCCGGACGGCGTCAATGGTTATGACCTGGCACAACTGATGGAAAAGCAAGCCAAAAAGTTCGGGCTGGAAATCGCCAATGCCGAGGTAAAGAAAATAGAAAAGGACAACGATACATTCCTAATTAAAACAGATTCCACGGAATACCGAAGTCTGGCTGTGATAATTTCCACCGGTGCTATGCCACGAACACTCGGTATTACAGACGAAGGAAAATTTACCGGGCACGGAATATCTTATTGCGGGACTTGTGATGCACCATTCTTTAAAGGAAAGGAGGTAATCGTTGTGGGCGGAGGGGATACGGCGGTTGAAGAAGGGCTTTATCTAACCCATTTTGCCAACAAGGTTACGTTGATTCACCGCCGCGATAAACTGCGCGCCACCCCCATTATCCAGCAAAAGGCTTTTGCCAATCCGAAAATGCAATTCATCTGGAACGCCACAGCCGAAAGTATTTTGGGTAAAGATAAAATAACCGGACTTAAAATAAAAGATGTAAAAAACGGGGCAATCAGGGAACTGCCCGCTGAAGGGATATTCGTCTTCATCGGCTATATTCCTAATACTGGTTTTCTCTCCTCCAAGATAGAGTCTACCTTAAACGGAAAAGATTTTCTCAAGCTGGATGAAGACGGCTACGTAATCGCGGATAGCGAGATGCGAACATCCGTAAAAGGCATATTTGCCTGCGGGGACGTTATTAAGAAAAGCTTACGGCAGGTGGTCAATGCTTGTGGAGAGGGAGCTGTGGCGGCAGTTAATGCCTATCATTATATTGAGGAAATAAAAAACCACCCCGAATAA
- a CDS encoding type II toxin-antitoxin system HicB family antitoxin yields MKTHKDFTIVIEQTKDGTYIASVAELKGCCAEAKTMEELQELIKLAIKQHLGDKDARINLEDKKGDK; encoded by the coding sequence ATGAAAACACATAAAGATTTTACCATCGTTATCGAACAGACAAAAGATGGCACCTATATCGCTTCTGTTGCCGAATTGAAAGGATGCTGTGCCGAAGCGAAAACTATGGAAGAGCTTCAAGAACTTATAAAGCTTGCCATCAAACAGCATTTGGGTGACAAAGACGCCCGAATAAATCTGGAAGATAAAAAAGGCGATAAATGA
- the tmk gene encoding dTMP kinase produces the protein MAAKFIVIDGPDGCGKSTQAKLLAGYLKKKHFKVLNLREPGGTPISEKIRRILLDPANSRMTVPTELFLYMASRAQLVDEVIKPALDKGVIVICGRFLSSTIVYQGIAGGIGRKLVEDMGRIATQGTVPDLTIILDIHPEKGLKRKKTKPDRMEKKEIAFHAKVRKGFLKLAKENPARYKVIPSTGSINSIHQKIISLVGIG, from the coding sequence ATGGCTGCTAAATTTATTGTTATAGACGGGCCGGACGGCTGCGGAAAATCCACCCAGGCGAAACTGCTGGCAGGCTACCTTAAGAAGAAACATTTTAAGGTGCTGAACCTGCGCGAGCCGGGCGGCACTCCGATAAGCGAGAAGATACGCCGTATCCTCCTTGACCCGGCAAACAGCCGTATGACTGTCCCGACAGAGCTCTTCCTTTACATGGCAAGCCGCGCGCAACTGGTGGATGAAGTAATCAAGCCGGCTCTTGATAAAGGCGTAATAGTCATTTGCGGAAGGTTTTTATCATCCACGATTGTGTATCAGGGCATTGCCGGCGGCATTGGCAGAAAACTGGTGGAAGATATGGGCAGGATTGCCACCCAGGGAACGGTGCCGGACTTAACCATCATATTGGATATCCATCCGGAAAAAGGATTAAAGCGCAAGAAGACTAAACCGGACCGGATGGAGAAAAAAGAAATAGCGTTTCATGCCAAGGTGCGGAAAGGATTCCTGAAGCTGGCAAAAGAAAACCCGGCAAGGTATAAGGTAATCCCGTCAACCGGCTCGATAAACTCCATCCACCAAAAGATTATCTCTCTTGTCGGTATTGGGTAA
- a CDS encoding CocE/NonD family hydrolase has translation MITSLTKKYEVEQRIDIKIRMRDGVRLSTDIYLPKGKGPFPVILSRTPYGNHDSLRLVAKVWFAQRGFVYAFQDCRGRHDSEGEWEPFRYEKKDAFDTISWLAKQDFSNGNIGMMGGSYEGYTSWMGAASFHPKLKAIVPLVALPDPVINVPYQNGAFFWNMIVWGLMVFGKTNQNLANINWNKFYTYLPLRKLDEAVGMQSRTWQNWMDHPTFDKWWKEVSYMHLWNKINIPALHICGWYDDDGISTYKNFPGMRARAKTPKARDAQKLIIGCWAHKLNVSSKVGEIDFGPKALIDMNSIILKFFARHLTEEVYDKKREPRGRIFIMGENKWHGVSDWPIPKAVTTEFYLHSNGNANSLLGDGVMSEKKPSTTEKTDRYTYDPKDPVPYVTDPISLQLGEACDQQAIERRMDVLVYSTPPLKKDVIICGRVFAELYVSTDVKGTDFTGKLVDVWPNGKAIQLCDGIQRAEFRNSLEKPEWLSPGKVYKVTVDMWATGMRFLKGHQIRLEISSSAVPKFSPHLNTDTDQAYETKPRLAHQAVYHTKDYPSALVVDVVPEKALGPEIKP, from the coding sequence ATGATAACAAGCTTAACTAAGAAATACGAAGTGGAGCAAAGGATTGATATCAAAATAAGGATGCGGGACGGGGTCAGGCTTTCCACCGACATCTACCTCCCCAAGGGCAAAGGCCCTTTTCCGGTAATCCTAAGCCGCACGCCTTATGGCAACCACGATTCCCTGCGCCTGGTCGCGAAAGTCTGGTTCGCCCAGCGCGGGTTTGTTTACGCCTTCCAAGATTGCCGCGGACGCCACGACAGCGAAGGCGAATGGGAGCCCTTCCGCTATGAGAAAAAGGACGCCTTTGATACCATCTCCTGGCTCGCCAAACAGGATTTCTCAAACGGCAATATCGGCATGATGGGCGGCAGTTACGAAGGCTACACCTCCTGGATGGGCGCCGCTTCGTTCCATCCCAAACTGAAGGCCATTGTCCCGCTTGTAGCTTTGCCCGACCCGGTCATCAACGTCCCTTACCAGAACGGCGCCTTCTTCTGGAATATGATTGTCTGGGGGCTTATGGTCTTCGGCAAGACCAACCAGAACCTCGCCAATATCAACTGGAATAAATTTTATACTTATCTGCCTCTGCGCAAACTCGATGAGGCGGTCGGCATGCAAAGCCGAACCTGGCAAAACTGGATGGACCACCCGACCTTTGATAAGTGGTGGAAAGAGGTTTCTTATATGCATCTATGGAATAAAATTAATATTCCGGCTTTGCATATCTGCGGCTGGTATGATGATGACGGCATTTCCACCTATAAGAATTTCCCAGGAATGAGGGCCCGCGCCAAAACACCCAAGGCGCGCGATGCGCAGAAACTGATTATCGGCTGCTGGGCGCATAAGTTAAATGTCTCGAGCAAGGTCGGCGAAATAGATTTCGGCCCCAAGGCGCTCATAGACATGAATTCCATCATCCTTAAATTCTTCGCCCGCCATCTTACCGAAGAAGTGTATGATAAAAAGCGCGAACCGAGAGGACGAATATTTATCATGGGAGAAAATAAATGGCACGGCGTTTCCGATTGGCCCATTCCCAAGGCAGTTACCACAGAATTCTATCTACATAGCAACGGCAATGCCAATTCATTGCTCGGCGACGGGGTGATGAGCGAGAAAAAACCTTCCACTACCGAAAAGACGGATAGGTATACCTACGACCCCAAAGACCCGGTGCCGTATGTCACCGACCCGATAAGCCTACAGCTGGGCGAAGCCTGCGACCAGCAGGCGATAGAGCGCCGGATGGATGTCCTGGTCTATTCCACGCCGCCGTTAAAGAAGGATGTGATTATCTGCGGCAGGGTGTTTGCCGAGCTTTATGTCTCCACGGATGTTAAGGGCACGGATTTCACCGGCAAGCTCGTGGATGTCTGGCCCAATGGCAAGGCGATTCAACTCTGCGATGGCATCCAGCGCGCGGAATTCAGGAACTCACTGGAAAAGCCGGAATGGCTCTCTCCCGGCAAAGTTTATAAAGTGACGGTTGATATGTGGGCGACCGGGATGCGCTTCCTGAAAGGCCACCAGATACGGCTGGAAATCTCCTCCAGCGCCGTCCCTAAATTTTCTCCGCATCTGAATACCGATACCGACCAAGCGTATGAAACGAAACCCCGCCTTGCCCATCAGGCGGTTTATCATACGAAAGATTATCCAAGCGCATTGGTCGTGGACGTGGTTCCGGAAAAGGCGTTGGGGCCGGAGATTAAACCATGA
- a CDS encoding DUF126 domain-containing protein yields MNKYKVRKVVRGTASGEALICPESFSFLGDVDLETGEIIAPSNPNKGKTLKGKILVFKESKGSSGGCVVLMTLVKKHAAPAALVTIKAPDYNLTEGAILSKIPFVCDLSPKFISEIPTGTHIRVDADKGIISYTPLRFASGTPE; encoded by the coding sequence ATGAACAAATATAAAGTGCGTAAGGTTGTCAGGGGCACCGCCTCCGGCGAGGCCCTTATCTGTCCAGAGAGCTTTTCCTTCCTGGGCGATGTGGATTTAGAGACCGGCGAAATCATCGCCCCATCCAATCCCAATAAAGGCAAAACGCTTAAAGGGAAGATACTCGTTTTCAAGGAATCCAAGGGCTCTTCAGGGGGCTGTGTGGTCTTGATGACGCTGGTAAAGAAACATGCCGCGCCGGCGGCTCTCGTGACCATAAAAGCGCCGGATTATAATTTGACCGAAGGCGCGATACTATCGAAGATTCCGTTCGTCTGCGACCTAAGCCCAAAGTTTATTTCAGAAATCCCCACCGGCACGCATATCCGTGTCGATGCTGACAAAGGCATCATTTCGTACACCCCGCTCCGCTTTGCTTCGGGGACACCCGAATAA
- a CDS encoding membrane dipeptidase produces the protein MLTRAEIIKLHHQSILVDGHADSFGKTLSRDGDFLSPGPKALRWGEKAKSDNDWQHMDFLRMVKGGVDLQFMAIYTPPFYQGADATLYALKMLTAMRKAVSDSNGKIVFIRSSKDLKELAKGKKGLLVDIESGICLDKSLRLLEMFHHLGVRSISLTQNHANELADGVRVDNPRGLTALGKKVIREINRLNMILDIVHLARPGFKDAMKIAKGPVICSHTGVRKFRDILRNIDDDQIKEIARRKGVVGMYVSP, from the coding sequence ATGTTGACGCGCGCCGAAATTATTAAACTGCACCATCAATCAATCCTTGTCGACGGCCACGCCGATTCCTTCGGTAAAACCTTGTCGCGCGACGGTGATTTCCTTTCACCCGGCCCCAAGGCCCTTCGCTGGGGGGAGAAAGCCAAATCGGATAATGACTGGCAGCATATGGATTTCCTCCGCATGGTGAAAGGCGGCGTTGACCTCCAGTTCATGGCAATCTATACACCGCCTTTTTACCAGGGCGCGGACGCCACGCTTTACGCCCTGAAAATGCTCACCGCCATGAGAAAAGCGGTCAGCGATAGCAACGGAAAAATAGTTTTCATCCGCTCCTCCAAAGATTTAAAAGAGCTTGCCAAAGGCAAGAAAGGACTCCTGGTAGATATCGAAAGCGGGATATGCTTGGATAAAAGCCTGCGCCTACTGGAGATGTTTCACCATCTGGGAGTACGGTCAATCAGCCTGACCCAAAACCATGCCAATGAGCTGGCGGACGGCGTCCGGGTGGATAACCCGCGCGGGCTGACCGCCCTCGGTAAAAAGGTCATCAGGGAAATCAACCGCCTGAATATGATATTGGATATCGTCCACCTGGCACGGCCCGGCTTTAAGGATGCGATGAAGATTGCCAAGGGTCCGGTAATCTGCTCCCATACGGGGGTGAGGAAATTCCGGGATATCCTGCGTAATATTGATGATGACCAGATAAAAGAAATCGCCCGCCGGAAGGGCGTCGTCGGGATGTATGTATCTCCCTGA
- a CDS encoding membrane dipeptidase has product MYLPEFIIGGNLTFQEIARRKMICRVPDVVDHIAYIAEKFGLDYVGLGSDFDGYNGVTVGLEDAAKLPNITIELVKRGFHKDEIQKILGGNWLRVIREVLK; this is encoded by the coding sequence ATGTATCTCCCTGAATTTATCATCGGAGGAAATTTGACCTTCCAGGAAATCGCCCGCAGGAAGATGATCTGCCGCGTGCCGGATGTCGTCGACCACATCGCCTATATCGCCGAGAAGTTCGGTTTAGATTACGTCGGCCTCGGCTCGGATTTCGATGGCTATAACGGCGTGACCGTAGGATTGGAAGATGCCGCCAAACTTCCTAATATAACGATTGAACTGGTGAAACGCGGATTCCATAAGGATGAAATCCAGAAAATCCTCGGCGGGAATTGGCTGAGGGTGATAAGAGAAGTGCTTAAATAA
- a CDS encoding aconitase X catalytic domain-containing protein, protein MKLTDSEKRMRGGAEGKVVAEAMDYIIQFGEAFNAPRLVDISYCHYPAEMGIYYGDIEDLVRYAKRGAKVRVPTTTSTLCADLEKPSITGIPAKLARLQAEVEPAHRSMGILETYTCTPQLLGFVPPFGSYIASVESSAIIYFNSVLGARTNRGGLFTRFSAVTGKYPLMGYLLPENRYGTHLFKVMIPPERLKTYDAWCALGFIIGKIVGSDIPVIQLPKANRQQLTTDNSSILQRTDFLIGFGAALATSGSVTLFHIPGVTPEARTVKEAFKDGKVPKDAYEIREKDLDDVYNQVNNIEPGAEIDFVTLGCPHYNLAQIEYVARKLAGRRVRKDVRFWICTNRMTRKQAEYSGYIKTIESAGAKVVADTCPVESHMRQSTCREYGLKVPNVRNMVTDSVKMVRYVKDLIGCNTALADTDRCIESALKGRLVEHE, encoded by the coding sequence ATGAAATTAACTGATTCGGAAAAACGGATGCGCGGCGGCGCTGAAGGTAAGGTCGTTGCCGAGGCGATGGATTACATCATCCAGTTCGGCGAGGCGTTCAATGCACCGCGCTTAGTCGATATCTCCTATTGCCACTACCCGGCGGAGATGGGCATCTATTACGGCGATATCGAGGACCTCGTCCGCTACGCCAAAAGGGGCGCCAAGGTTCGTGTGCCGACCACCACCTCCACGCTCTGCGCTGATTTGGAAAAACCCTCTATTACCGGCATACCGGCAAAGCTCGCCCGGCTTCAGGCCGAGGTCGAGCCGGCGCACCGTTCCATGGGCATTCTGGAAACCTATACCTGCACCCCGCAATTATTGGGATTCGTCCCGCCTTTCGGCAGTTACATCGCCTCGGTCGAAAGCAGTGCGATTATTTATTTTAATTCGGTCCTGGGCGCGCGGACTAACCGCGGCGGACTCTTTACCCGCTTCTCCGCCGTGACCGGAAAATATCCGTTGATGGGATATCTCCTCCCTGAAAACCGCTATGGCACGCATCTATTTAAGGTGATGATTCCTCCCGAACGCTTAAAGACTTATGATGCCTGGTGCGCCCTCGGATTTATTATAGGCAAAATAGTTGGGAGCGATATCCCCGTTATCCAATTACCCAAAGCTAACCGCCAACAACTAACAACTGACAACTCTTCCATTTTACAACGAACCGACTTCCTGATTGGCTTCGGCGCTGCTCTGGCAACCTCCGGCTCGGTAACGCTCTTCCATATCCCCGGCGTTACACCGGAAGCGCGGACCGTGAAAGAGGCGTTCAAAGACGGCAAAGTCCCCAAAGACGCCTATGAAATCAGGGAAAAGGATTTAGATGATGTCTACAATCAGGTGAATAATATTGAGCCGGGCGCGGAAATTGATTTCGTCACGCTCGGATGTCCCCATTATAACCTGGCGCAGATAGAATACGTCGCCCGGAAACTGGCGGGCAGGCGCGTCAGGAAAGATGTCCGCTTCTGGATATGCACGAACCGCATGACCAGAAAGCAGGCGGAATATTCCGGCTATATCAAAACCATAGAATCCGCCGGTGCGAAGGTGGTGGCAGATACCTGCCCGGTGGAAAGCCATATGAGGCAATCGACCTGCCGTGAATACGGATTAAAGGTGCCGAATGTCCGGAATATGGTCACGGATAGCGTCAAGATGGTGCGCTATGTCAAAGATTTGATTGGATGCAATACCGCTTTGGCCGATACGGATAGATGTATAGAAAGTGCTTTGAAGGGGAGATTGGTAGAACACGAATAA
- the nifS gene encoding cysteine desulfurase NifS yields the protein MSTKLIYMDHSATTPVHPEVLEAMKPYFMEKFGNASSLHQAGRIARDAVESARQKIADYFKCEPKEIIFTSGGTESDNFSVFGTARANKEKGRHIITSKIEHHAILNTCHQLEKEGFEITYLPVDGQGTVLLEELKKTIRPETILISIMHANNEVGSIQPIEEIGRIAREHEIIFHTDAVQSVGKIKTELDKLPVDLMTFSGHKLYAPKGIGGLFIRHGTKVTPIQYGGHHEFRRRAGTENVPGIVGLAKAIEIAKSNLDAEGRRLSSLRNRLEKGIVDNIEDIRINGAAANRLPNMLNISFKYVEGEGIILNLDSFGICVSSGSACTSESLEPSHVLSAMGVPVAEAHGSIRFSLGKSNTEADIDFTIECMMKIISKLRQMSPLYHKK from the coding sequence ATGTCGACAAAACTTATTTATATGGACCATTCAGCCACCACGCCGGTTCATCCGGAAGTGCTGGAGGCAATGAAACCGTATTTCATGGAGAAATTCGGCAATGCCTCCAGTCTCCACCAGGCAGGACGTATTGCGCGCGATGCGGTCGAATCCGCCCGCCAGAAGATAGCCGATTACTTTAAATGTGAACCAAAAGAAATAATATTCACCAGCGGAGGGACGGAATCCGATAATTTTTCCGTCTTTGGGACGGCACGCGCCAATAAGGAAAAAGGCAGGCATATCATTACTTCCAAAATAGAACACCACGCCATTCTTAATACTTGTCACCAGTTGGAAAAAGAGGGATTCGAAATCACCTACCTTCCGGTGGATGGACAAGGGACGGTCTTACTGGAAGAATTGAAGAAGACCATAAGGCCGGAAACCATCCTGATTTCCATCATGCACGCAAATAACGAAGTCGGAAGCATCCAGCCCATCGAAGAAATTGGCAGGATTGCGAGGGAGCATGAAATTATATTCCATACGGATGCGGTGCAGTCCGTGGGGAAGATTAAAACAGAATTGGATAAATTACCTGTGGATTTAATGACCTTTTCCGGACATAAATTATACGCCCCTAAGGGAATTGGAGGATTATTTATCCGGCATGGAACAAAAGTTACTCCTATCCAGTATGGCGGGCATCATGAATTTCGCAGGCGTGCCGGGACGGAAAACGTGCCGGGTATCGTTGGGCTCGCCAAGGCGATAGAAATCGCAAAATCTAATCTTGATGCCGAAGGCAGGCGCTTAAGCTCGTTGCGCAACCGCCTTGAAAAAGGAATTGTCGATAACATAGAAGATATCCGGATTAACGGCGCCGCAGCAAATAGACTGCCCAATATGCTTAATATTTCATTCAAATATGTTGAAGGGGAAGGCATTATTCTCAATCTGGACAGTTTCGGGATTTGCGTATCTTCCGGCTCGGCCTGCACCTCGGAAAGCCTGGAACCATCGCACGTCTTAAGCGCCATGGGAGTGCCGGTCGCCGAGGCGCACGGTTCGATCCGCTTTTCCCTGGGAAAAAGCAATACCGAAGCGGATATCGATTTTACCATCGAATGCATGATGAAAATCATTTCAAAACTGCGCCAGATGTCGCCCTTATACCACAAGAAATAA
- a CDS encoding endonuclease domain-containing protein yields the protein MIYYNPKFKKLACQLRKTGTLSEILLWQKLKQRQMLGYDFHRQKPIDEYIVDFFCPCLKLIIEIDGESHSGKTDEDEIRQRKLESLGFSVLRFLDIDMKKNIEGVLSTIEGKIREITHPNPLSRGEYS from the coding sequence ATGATTTATTATAACCCCAAATTTAAAAAACTGGCTTGTCAACTTCGGAAAACTGGAACATTATCAGAAATATTATTGTGGCAGAAGCTTAAACAGCGGCAGATGCTGGGATATGATTTCCATAGGCAAAAGCCGATTGATGAGTATATTGTTGACTTTTTCTGCCCGTGCTTGAAACTGATTATTGAAATCGACGGGGAAAGCCATAGCGGAAAAACAGATGAAGATGAAATAAGGCAGAGAAAGCTGGAGTCGTTGGGTTTTTCTGTGCTGAGGTTTTTGGACATAGATATGAAGAAAAACATAGAAGGTGTTTTAAGTACGATAGAAGGAAAGATTAGAGAAATAACACACCCCAACCCCCTCTCAAGAGGGGAGTATAGTTAA
- the mnmE gene encoding tRNA uridine-5-carboxymethylaminomethyl(34) synthesis GTPase MnmE, with translation MTEDTIIAVATPAGYSLGAVIRLSGPLALKLVRKAFRPANALRLNRRSIQGQLILESPGVRIPVTLYIMKTPGSYTGEDIAEIHTFGVPPLLKILLDYFISKGARLAQPGEFTRRAFLNNRMDLTQAESVLAIIKARNDRELSMAVNQLKGDFSNETHCLNKTIKDLLSRLELSLDFSDQDIEIIKDGEIRNSVDKLIREISGLLKGEQSKTVFKEGISLVICGRPNVGKSSLFNRLLKKERAVVMPLAGTTRDVIEADFKVKGHGYRLFDTAGLGKTNDKTGIQEIAARQTKGVIGQADMFLFVIDGSRQVCDEDLKILRRLPPERVLLIINKSDLAQPASPSGGKATDESVRRKLKYKGIICRVSALKGSGITELAKHLKGLLKESKTDKSSAPYIISARYRENLTRALDALKRAKNTPSTELVAFELREALNHIGNITGATTPEDVLNNIFARFCIGK, from the coding sequence ATGACAGAAGATACGATAATTGCCGTGGCAACACCTGCCGGCTATTCGCTCGGGGCGGTTATCCGCCTTAGCGGTCCTTTGGCGCTAAAGCTCGTCCGGAAGGCATTCCGCCCGGCAAACGCCCTGCGCCTTAACCGCCGCAGTATTCAAGGCCAGCTTATTTTGGAATCTCCGGGCGTGCGCATTCCCGTTACATTATATATAATGAAAACCCCCGGCTCTTATACCGGGGAGGATATCGCGGAAATCCATACCTTTGGGGTGCCGCCGCTCCTTAAGATACTCCTCGATTATTTCATCTCCAAAGGCGCGCGTTTAGCCCAGCCGGGCGAATTCACCCGCCGGGCGTTCCTCAATAACCGGATGGATTTAACCCAGGCGGAATCGGTCCTGGCTATCATCAAGGCGCGTAACGACCGCGAACTCTCCATGGCTGTCAATCAGCTAAAAGGCGATTTCTCCAATGAAACCCACTGCCTGAATAAAACCATAAAAGACCTCTTAAGCCGCCTTGAGCTCTCGCTTGATTTCTCAGACCAGGATATCGAAATTATTAAGGATGGCGAGATAAGGAATTCCGTTGATAAGCTGATAAGGGAAATATCCGGCTTACTTAAAGGCGAGCAATCGAAAACCGTATTCAAGGAAGGCATCTCTCTGGTTATCTGCGGAAGGCCCAATGTGGGGAAATCCAGCCTCTTTAACCGACTCTTGAAAAAAGAGCGCGCCGTGGTCATGCCGCTTGCCGGCACCACCCGCGACGTTATCGAAGCGGACTTCAAAGTAAAAGGCCATGGCTACCGGCTCTTTGATACGGCAGGGCTGGGCAAAACAAACGATAAAACCGGCATCCAGGAAATCGCCGCCCGGCAAACCAAAGGGGTTATCGGTCAGGCGGATATGTTCTTATTCGTCATTGACGGGAGTCGGCAGGTTTGCGATGAAGACCTGAAAATACTGCGCCGCCTGCCGCCTGAAAGGGTCTTGCTCATTATCAATAAAAGCGACCTCGCCCAGCCTGCCTCGCCGTCAGGCGGGAAGGCAACTGATGAATCCGTGCGGCGTAAGTTAAAGTATAAAGGCATCATCTGCCGTGTTTCGGCGCTTAAGGGGAGCGGAATAACAGAACTGGCTAAACATTTGAAAGGCTTATTGAAAGAGAGTAAAACGGATAAGTCATCGGCTCCCTATATCATCAGCGCCCGCTACCGTGAAAATCTAACACGTGCCTTGGACGCACTGAAGCGCGCGAAAAATACACCGTCAACAGAACTCGTTGCCTTTGAACTGCGCGAGGCATTGAACCATATCGGAAATATCACCGGGGCAACTACGCCGGAGGATGTGTTGAATAATATATTCGCCAGGTTCTGCATAGGAAAGTAA